GCGGCGTTCGACCGCATCACCGCCGAGCTCGGCCCCATCGCCATCCTCGTCAACAACGCCGGCGTCTACCCGGCCACGATGCTCTTGGAGATGACCGACGAGCAGTGGGACCACGTGCTCGACATCAACCTGAAGGCCGTCTTCGTGGCCTCGCGCGAGGCGGGCAACCGCATGGCGGCCAACGGCGGAGGCGTCATCGTGAACATCGCCTCGGTGTCGGGTATCCGTTCCAGTCGCGGCGGCCGGGGCCACTACGTCGCCTCCAAGCACGGCGTGATCGGCCTCACCAAGGCGTTCGGCACCGAACTCGCTCCCCACGGCATCCGCGTTCTCGGTGTTGCTCCCACCACCGTCGACACACCCGGGCTCGCCGAGCAGATGTCGTCGGCACCCGGCAACACGGACTGGATCCGCGAGCTCGGTTCGGCACTGCCCCTGGGACGCGGCTGCGTGCCCGACGACATCGCCCGCGCCGTGCTGTTCTGCGCATCCGACATGGCGGCGATGATGACCAGCAGCACGATCCTGGTCGACGGTGGCCAGGACTCGGTGATGTGACGGCGCCCCTGCGATGACCTCGGAGTTCGATCGCGCCATCGCGCTCACTGACATCTGCGCGAAGCGCTTCGGCGCCCGGGTCCCGGAGGGTTGGCTCGGTTCCGGACGCGCTCAGGGTGGGCTGCTCGCCGCCCAAGTCCTCGCCGCCATGACGCGGACAGTCGACGACCCGACGCGCGCGGTGCGGTCGATCACCGTGCACATGCTGAGCGCGCCAGATGCCGCGGCGCCCTACGAGATCGAGACCACCGTGCAACGCACGGGGCGATCGGTCGTGAACCTCTCGGCGCGGATCCTCCAGGGCGGCCGCCCGCTCGTGATGGGCCTGGGCCTCTTCTCCACGGACCGACACGGCCCCGACTTCGACGAACTGCCCATGCCCGAGGTCGCCCCGGCGACGCCTGGGCGCGTTACCGAGACCTACGTACCCGAATTCGCCCACCCGTTCGCAGAGCGGATGGTCCTGCAGCACCGGACGGGTCCCGAGGCGTTCTCGTCGGCGGAGGGGCCGATGACCACCGGCGGGTGGATCGGGTTCTCCGATCCACGTCCGGTGGACGAACCCGGCCTCCTCGTAATGGGCGACGCCGGGATCATGCCGTGGTGGGTGCGGCTGCCCGAGATGCGACCGACCGCCACCGTCGACTACACGGTGCACTTCCGGGCGTCGTTTCCCCGCACCGACCCCGACGAGCTCGTCTACGCCGGGATGCAGACCCGACTCGTGCGGGGCGGCTTCCTCGACTGGGACGCCGTCCTGTGGGCACCGGACGGGACCGTGCTCTGCCTCGCCCGCCAGCAGCTCGTCACTATCGGCTGACGTCTTCCCCGTCGGTGCCGGTACCGGTGCCCGTCGCCGCCTCGCCGGTACCGGGCTCCCCCCCGGCCGCAGTGAGCGAGAGCTCCGTGGCCTTGATGGACAGCCACACGGTTCGACCCGGCTCGAGGTGCAACTCGGCGGCGGACCCCGGTGTGATGTCCGCAGTGAGCGGGACGGGCGAGCCGAGGTGAACCCGCACGGTCTCGCCGAGCGGTTCCACCGCGACGATCGTCGCCTCCCAGGTGTTGCGGGGGCTGCCGTAGGGCTTCGTCGGGTAGAGCGCAATGGCGGCCGGGCTGACGCTCACGAGCACCGGGCCGGAGATCGCGGTGTTCGCCGCGTGGAGCACCCCGCCGGCATCGACGGTGACCTCGCCACGCCGCGCTCTGCCGGCGATGAGGTTGATGCCGGCCACGTCGGCTACGTACGGCGTCGCCGGGTGTCGTCGGATCTCGTCGGGTGTGCCGCTCTGGGTGAGTCGCCCGTCCTCGATGATGTGGATCCGATCGGCGAGCAGGAAGGCGTCGGCGGGGTCGTGGGTGATCAGCAGCCGCGGGCCGCGATACCCCGCCAGGTGGGTTCGCAGCACCCGACGGAGCCGGGCGTGGGTGGTGACGTCGAGTGCGGCCAGCGGTTCGTCGAGGAGCAACAGCGACGGCTCCGGCGCGAGGGCCCTGGCCAGGGCGACGCGCTGGGCCTGGCCACCGGAGAGCTGCGGTGGATGGCGATCCGCGAAGTCTGCCAGGTCGAGGAGGTCGAGCCAGTCCCGGGCCCGGCTGCGGGCGGTCACCCGCCGAAGGCCCCGTGCGGCCAACCCGAAGGCGACGTTGTCCAGCACGCACAGGTGGTCGAAGAGCAGGTAGTCCTGGAACACGACGCCGATGTCACGGTCCTCGGGCGCCACGAAGATGCCCGCTCTGGGTGAATCCAGGGTGCGGCCGCCGAGCACGACCTCGCCGGCCTCGAGCGCGAGGAGACCCGTCAGTGCGGCGACCGTGGTGGATTTGCCGGATCCGTTCGGCCCGAGCAGTGCCGCCGTCTCGCCAGGTTCGATGCGGAGTGCGACGTCGAGGTCGAACCCGCCGCGCGCCGCGACGATGTGGGCTTCGAGCCCCGTGGCGATGTCCGTCGCTGTCATCGCCGAGACCACCAACGGTCGCGCAGGCCGATGAGAACGGCCAGGGAGACCGCGACGAGGACGAGGCTGACGGCGATCGCCGTGTCACGGTCGGATTCGAGGGCGACGAAGACCGCCAGCGGCAACGTCTGGGTCCGTCCCTGGAGGTTGCCGGCGAAGGTCACGGTGGCACCGAACTCACCGAGGGCCCGCGCCCAGGCCAGGACCATCCCGGCGACGAGCGACGGGGCGATCATCGGCAACGTGACTCTCCGGAAGACCGTGAGCCGGGAGGCCCCGAGACTCGCCGCGGCCTGCTCGTAGCGCGTGTCCATCCCGGTCAGCGCGCCTTCGACCGTCACGACGAGGAAGGGCATCGCGACGAAGGTGTTGGCCACGATGACGCCCCAGGTGGAGAAGGGCAGGAGGAACCCGGTCGCCTCGTAGAGGGACTCGCCGACCCAGCCGCGCCGACCGAGCGCGAAGAGCAGCGCGGCGCCGCCCACGACCGGCGGGAGGACCATCGGCAAAGTGACAAGCGCGCGGACAAGCCTTCGGCCCGGGAACTCGACCCTCGCGAGCAGCCATGCGAGCGGTACGCCGAGGACCGCCGATATCGCTGCGGCCGCGACCGACGTGATCAGCGACAGACGCAGCGCATCGCCGACGACATCGGTGGTGAGAAGGTCGGGCAGATCACGCCAGGGAGTGCGGGCGAGGAGGCCGGCGAGTGGGACCGCGAAGACGAGGGCTCCGATGAGCCCCAGCAGCCCGAGAACGAGCGGCGGCCGTTGCGGGGGCCGACGGCCCACCTGGCGCGTAGAGGTCATGCCGGCAGGAATCCCGCGTCAGCGAGGATCGCCCGGGCGTCGGCGGATACGAGGAACTCGACGAACGCCGCGGCGAGGTCCGGTTGCGGCGCCCCGCTGATGACGGCGGCGGGATACGGCGCTTCGACGTTGACGTCAGCGGGGATCTCGATGCGCTCGACGTCGGCGCCGGCGACGATCACATCGGTCTCGTACACGATCCCGGCGTCGAGCTCACCGGCGGCGATCTTCGTGAGCAGCGAGCGGACGTCGGGCTCGTTCGTATCGAGGGATGGTTCGACTCCCGCAGCGGCCAGCACCTGCCGGGCGAAGTCGCCGCACGGGACGCCTGCCGAGCAGAGACCGATGAGCAGATCGGCATCGGCGAGGTCCGCGAGCGACGCCACCTCGCCGGGGTTGCCGGCAGGAACAGCGATGGCGAGTCGGTTGCGCGCGAACACGACGATCTCACCGTCGACTGCGCCCGCCTCGACGACCCGGTCCATCGTCTCGGTGTTGGCCGACGCGAAGACATCGGCCGGCGCCCCCGCCAGGATCTGCTCCCGCAGCGACGAACTCCCGCCGAGGTTGAACTGCACGTCGACCCCCGGTGTGGTGGCCTCGAACGCCGTCTCGATCTCGGCGAACACGTCGGTCAACGACGCAGCAGCAAACACCAGCACGGTCTGGTCGTCCCCATCGCTGTCGCCGCACCCGCCACCGAGGAGGGCGATGACCACGACCATGGCAACTAGTCTCGTTGTGACCAACATGTCTCGATGAGACTAGTCCCCTACCTCGAGGTGACGACAGCGTGGCCGCACCGGAAGTCTCCCTCAACGAGTGGGTCGTCCTCGCCCTGCTGGCCGAAGGGCCGTCGCACGGTTTCGCACTGGCGAAGAACCTCGAAGCGGGCACGGACCTCGGCCGTGTCCTCACGGTGCGGCGGCCACTCGTCTACCGGGCCCTCGGCCGTCTGGTCGACGCACGACTCGCGGAACCCCACCACAGCGAGCCCGGCGTCGCCGGACCGAACCGCACGGTGCACCGGCTCACCCGCAGCGGGCGGACCGCGGTGCGTGCGTGGCTCCGACGCCCGGTGGAGCACGTCCGGGAACTCCGGATCGAGTTCCTCGTCAAGCTCCGCCTGGCGCGGCGAGCCGGATCCGACACCACGGAGCTGGTCGCGGCCCAGCGCGAGGCACTGGCGGACACGCTCGCCCGCCTCGCGGCTCTCGACGACGACGCCGACGAGGTCGACCTCTGGCGACACCACAACGCCGTGGCCGTGCAGGCCTTTCTCGACCACATCGCCGGCTGATCCCAGGCGCGGCGGGTCCGGGTCCGCGAGGATCGCGGCCATGACAGATCCCCGCGCGACCTCGACGGGTCCCCGCACCGGCGTGATCGTCGGGTCATGGCCACTCGGTCTCCCGACATCGGGGACCTACTACCGCGACCTCGCCCAACAGAGCGAGTCGCTCGGCTACGACCTGCTCTTCTCGGGTGACCACCTATTCATGTACAGCCCCAATGTGGAGGCGCTCACGGTCCTCGCCGCCTTCGCGGCGGCGACCGAGACCATCGGGATCGGCACGGCGGTGTTGTTGCCGGCGCTGCGGGAACCCGCCCTGGCGGCAAAGCAGCTGGCGAGCATCGACTACCTGTCCGGCGGCCGTCTGACGGTCGGGGTCGGTGTCGGCGGCGAGATCGAACAGGAGTGGCGGGCCATGGAGGTGCCCATTCCCGAACGCGGCCGACGAACCGACGAGTACCTCGAGCTGATGGCGGCGCTGTGGTCGGGCGGGCAGGTCGACTTCGACGGCGAGTTCCGCTCGGTGCACGGTGTATCCGGATCCCCGCACCCGGTTCGACCCGATGGCATCCCGATATGGGTCGGCGGCCGCAGCGATGCCGCCCTGAGGCGCGCAGCACGCCACGAGGGATGGTGCGCCTACGCCTGTTCGCCCCGTCGCATCCGCGAGAGCGTCGCCCGTCTCGACGAGCTCATGGGCGACCGTCCACCCGGATACCGGATCTCGATGGTGCTGTTCACCGTGGTGAACGACGACGGGGACCGGGCACGGTCTACAGCCACCGAGGTCCTGAACGCCCGCTACCGCCAGGACTGGGACCGGTTTCTCGACACGATGTGCGCCGTCGGCGATCCCCACCACGTCGCCAGCCGTGTCGCCGAGTTCCGCGCCGCAGGTGTGGACGACGTGATCCTGTGCCCGCAGGTCCCCGCCGAGGCGCTGCCCGACCAGCTCACCCGTCTGGCTGAGATCTGCCCAGGTCGCGCATCCGCCCGTGCGATGAAGGGCTCCGGCTGGGAGGGCGATCTCGATGAGATACGCGCCAGTCAGACACGGTGGTGATGCCGCCGCCTGACGGGTGGCCGGCCCGACGATCCGGCGCCTGTTGTCACACCTCGGGGCCTACCGTGCGGCGATGGACGTAGTACATCCGTAGTACAATCCTGTGCCATGGCGACGATCACGGTCCGTCTCGACAACGACGACGAGAAGCTCCTCGACGAGATCACGGCCATCTACGGCAGCCGGTCCACAGCGATCCGAGAAGCCATCCGCGCGCTGTCCGGCCAGGTGGAGCGTGACCGCGCGATCGACGAAGCCCTGGCTGCGTGGGAGGCGGAGGCAGGTCCTGTCGACGAGAACGAGGTGGCCGCGATGATCGAGCGCTACGACCTGTGATCCTCGACGCCGGCTATCTCGTCGCATTCGATCGAGGCGAAGAACGTGCCCGCTCCTTTGCAACAGCACTGCGCCGCCGAGGTGGCCGGTTCCACACCAGCCATCCCGTTCTCGCCCAGGTCTGGCGCTCAGGTGACAGACAGGCCCGGCTCGCCGCTGTTTCTCGCGGCTTCGTTGCACATCCGCTGGACGACGGCCGAGCGGTCGGCCACCTCCTCGGACTGACCGGATCAGCCGACGTCGTCGATGCACACCTCGTTCTCCTCGGAGCGCAGCTCGACGAGCCGATCCTCACGAGCGACCCGGAAGATCTCCGTCGTCTCGCAGAAGCCCTCGGCCCGGCCGCGCCGCGGATCGAGGCCTGGTAGCGGAGCTGAGCCCTCAGCGGAAATCACGGCTGGCGGGAGAGCCGGTGACGGCAAGGGGTTCGAGCCGTTCGGCGATCACGTTGACCACACCCTCATTCCGTTCCAGGCGGCCCCGCACCACCAGCGCCGGGCAACCCAGCGCGATGCGGCGGTGACGGGCCCAGCATCCCTTCGACACGACGACGTTGATGAGCCCGGTCTCGTCCTCGAGGTTCAAGAACGTGGTCCCACCCGCGGTCGCCGGACGCTGACGGTGCGTCACCACCCCCGCCACGACCACCTTGGAGCCACGGTGGTCGGGCAGATCGACGGACACCGTCACCCCCATCTCATCGAGCTTCTCCCGCAGGAACCGGGTGGGGTGACCGTCGACGGCCACCCCGGTCACCGACAGGTCCGCCAGGGCCAACTCCTCGGGGGACATCCCCGGCAGGGTCGGCGCCTCGGCCCCCGTGACGATCCCCTCCAGGCGGTCCTCCCCCGTCTGTGCCACCGCCCCCGCACTCCACAGCGCCTCACGCCTCTCCAGGCCGAAGCACCCGAACGCCCCCGCCGATGCCAGCGACTCCAGAACCGGCAGGCCCACCCCCACTCGCCGCCGCAGGTCCTCCATCGAGGCATAGGGCCGACCGGCGGCGATGCGTTCGGCCAGTTCGTCGCCGACGCTGCGCACCGACGCGACCCCGAGGCGCACCGCCACTCCCCCGGCCGATCCGGGCGCCGGTTCCAGGGTGGCCACGTCCGCGGACGCGTTGACACACGGTGGGAGAACCTCCACCCCGTGACGACGGGCGTCGGCCATCAGCGTGTGGGGCGAATAGAACCCCATGGGCTGGGCGTTCAAAAGCGCCGCGCAGAACGCCGCCGGGTAGTGGTGCTTGATCCACGATGACGCGTAGACGAGGTAGGCGAAGCTGACCGAGTGGCTCTCGGGGAACCCGAAGTTGGCGAACGCCGCCAGCTTCTCCCAGATCTGGTGGGCCACGTCGCCGGTGATCCCCCGCTCAGCCATCCCCTTGTAGAGCCGGCCCCGTAGCCGCTCCATCCGGGCCTGGCTGCGCTTGGACCCCATGGCCTGACGTAGCTGGTCGGCCTCGGCCGCGCTGAACCCGGCGACGTCGATCGCCATCTGCATCAGCTGCTCCTGGAACAGCGGCACCCCCAGCGTCTTGGCAAGCGCCCCCTCCAGCAGCGGATGGAGATAGGTGACCGGTTCCCTGCCGTTGCGGCGGCGGATGTAGGGGTGCACCGACCCGCCCTGGATGGGGCCCGGACGGATGAGGGCGACCTCCACGACGAGGTCGTAGAAACACCGGGGCTTCAGCCGCGGAAGCGTGGCCATCTGGGCCCGGGACTCGACCTGGAAGACGCCGATCGAGTCCGCCCGGCACAACATGTCGTAGACCACGTCCTCCTGGGGCAGCGTGGCGATGTCGACCCGGCGGCCGTGGTGCTCGCCGATCAGGTCGATCGCGTAATGCAGCGCCGAGAGCATCCCGAGGCCGAGAAGGTCGAACTTCACGAGCCCGACGGCGGCGCAGTCGTCCTTGTCCCACTGCAACACGGAACGGTCCGCCATCCGCGCCCACTCCACCGGGCACACCTCGATGACGGGCCGGTCACAGATCACCATGCCACCCGAGTGGATGCCGAGGTGACGGGGCCCGTTCTCGAACTCCGCCGCGAGCGCCATGACCTCGTCGGGAACGGCCCTCTCCGCCGGTGTCGTGTCGGCCGCGGCTCCGCGCCCGTCGGTGGTCGACGCATGGGAGGCCAGGCCTGTCCAGCGGTCCAGGTTCTTCGCGAACGCATCCTGTTGACCGGGCGCGTAGCCGAGAGCCCTGGCCGCGTCACGCACCGCGGACCGGGCCCGGTAGGTGATGACGTTGGCGACCTGGGCGGTGTGGTGACGGCCGTAGCGCTCGTAGACGTACTGGATGACCTCCTCGCGGCGGTCGGACTCGATGTCGATGTCGATGTCGGGTGGCCCGTCACGGGCCGGCGACAGGAACCGTTCGAACAGCAGCCCGAGCGACACGGCGTCGGCCGCGGTCACCCCGAGCGCGTAGCAGACGGCCGAGTTGGCGGCCGATCCCCTGCCCTGGCACAGGATGTCGTTGCGGCGGCAGAACTCGACGATGTCCCACACCACGAGGAAGTACCCGGGGAATCCGAGCTGGGCGATCACCGTGAGCTCGTGGTCGATCTGGCGCCATGCCCCGTCGGCGCGGGGGTCGCTACGGGGGCCGTAGCGGCGGGTGCCACCGGCTTCGGTGAGCGCCCGCAGGTAGGCCATCTCGTCGAGGCCGGCGGGGCACGGGTACGGCGGCAGCTTCGGCGCGACGAGCGACAGGTCGAAGGCCAGGTCCCGGCCGATCTGAGCGGCACGTTCCACGACCCCCGGGTAGCGGGCGAAGCGACGCGCCTGTTCGTCACCGGAGCGCAGGTGCGCGCCCGACGCCGCCGGTAGCCAACCGTCGATCTCCGCGAGGCTCCGGCGGGCCCTCACCGCCGCCATCGCCGTGGCGAGCCGACGCCGTACCGGGGCGTGGTAATGGACGTTGTTCGTGGCGACGACCTCCACCCCCGCCGCGGCGGCGATCTGCACCAGCGCGTCATTACGGGGACCGTCGAGGGGATGGCCGTGGTCCCACAACTCGACGACGACGTTGTGCCGCCCGAACGCGGCGACCAGTTCGTCGAGGGCGCGACGCGCCGCCGACGGGCCGGCCTCGGCCAGGGCCGCCGGAACGGTCCCCTTGCGGCACCCGGTCAGCACCATCCACGGGTCGCCGTCGGCCAGGTCAGCCAGCGCGTCGAGCGCCACCCTCGGTGCCCCTTTCTCCCCCTCGAGTTGGGCCAGGCTCACCGCCCGCGCCAGCCGGGCATAGCCCGCCGGCCCGCGGGCCAACACGAGGAGATGGTGTCCCACAGGGTCCGGGCGCCCCATCTGCGGCTCGGTCATGCCGAGGCTCAACTCGGCTCCGAACACGGTGGGCAGACCGTGGGTGCGGGCTGCCTCGGCGAACCGTACGACCCCGTAGAGCCCGTCGTGGTCGGTCAACGCCAGCGCCTCCAGACCGAGCCGCACGGCCTCCTCGGCCAACTCCTCGGGGTCCGACGCCCCGTCCAGGAACGAGAAGTTCGAGTGGCAGTGCAACTCGGCGTAGGGGGTGGCGCTGGTCCCGCGCACCAACGCGGGAGGGGCGTCGTAGGGCAGACGTACCCTCGACCACGCCGGGCTGTCACCACCGTCGGCGACGACCCCGGAATCGGGGTCCGGCACCGGGCGCGGCCGACCGGACAGACGTCGTTCGAG
Above is a window of Acidimicrobiales bacterium DNA encoding:
- a CDS encoding SDR family NAD(P)-dependent oxidoreductase — its product is MSDDRRTAPDHSSTPLADLQRLDGRIAVVTGGARGIGLTTAMRLAEAGADVAVLDLDQDGAADAAGAVANAHGRRALGLAVDITDTGSLVAAFDRITAELGPIAILVNNAGVYPATMLLEMTDEQWDHVLDINLKAVFVASREAGNRMAANGGGVIVNIASVSGIRSSRGGRGHYVASKHGVIGLTKAFGTELAPHGIRVLGVAPTTVDTPGLAEQMSSAPGNTDWIRELGSALPLGRGCVPDDIARAVLFCASDMAAMMTSSTILVDGGQDSVM
- a CDS encoding thioesterase family protein, which translates into the protein MTSEFDRAIALTDICAKRFGARVPEGWLGSGRAQGGLLAAQVLAAMTRTVDDPTRAVRSITVHMLSAPDAAAPYEIETTVQRTGRSVVNLSARILQGGRPLVMGLGLFSTDRHGPDFDELPMPEVAPATPGRVTETYVPEFAHPFAERMVLQHRTGPEAFSSAEGPMTTGGWIGFSDPRPVDEPGLLVMGDAGIMPWWVRLPEMRPTATVDYTVHFRASFPRTDPDELVYAGMQTRLVRGGFLDWDAVLWAPDGTVLCLARQQLVTIG
- a CDS encoding ATP-binding cassette domain-containing protein yields the protein MTATDIATGLEAHIVAARGGFDLDVALRIEPGETAALLGPNGSGKSTTVAALTGLLALEAGEVVLGGRTLDSPRAGIFVAPEDRDIGVVFQDYLLFDHLCVLDNVAFGLAARGLRRVTARSRARDWLDLLDLADFADRHPPQLSGGQAQRVALARALAPEPSLLLLDEPLAALDVTTHARLRRVLRTHLAGYRGPRLLITHDPADAFLLADRIHIIEDGRLTQSGTPDEIRRHPATPYVADVAGINLIAGRARRGEVTVDAGGVLHAANTAISGPVLVSVSPAAIALYPTKPYGSPRNTWEATIVAVEPLGETVRVHLGSPVPLTADITPGSAAELHLEPGRTVWLSIKATELSLTAAGGEPGTGEAATGTGTGTDGEDVSR
- a CDS encoding ABC transporter permease; translated protein: MTSTRQVGRRPPQRPPLVLGLLGLIGALVFAVPLAGLLARTPWRDLPDLLTTDVVGDALRLSLITSVAAAAISAVLGVPLAWLLARVEFPGRRLVRALVTLPMVLPPVVGGAALLFALGRRGWVGESLYEATGFLLPFSTWGVIVANTFVAMPFLVVTVEGALTGMDTRYEQAAASLGASRLTVFRRVTLPMIAPSLVAGMVLAWARALGEFGATVTFAGNLQGRTQTLPLAVFVALESDRDTAIAVSLVLVAVSLAVLIGLRDRWWSRR
- the modA gene encoding molybdate ABC transporter substrate-binding protein, which produces MVVVIALLGGGCGDSDGDDQTVLVFAAASLTDVFAEIETAFEATTPGVDVQFNLGGSSSLREQILAGAPADVFASANTETMDRVVEAGAVDGEIVVFARNRLAIAVPAGNPGEVASLADLADADLLIGLCSAGVPCGDFARQVLAAAGVEPSLDTNEPDVRSLLTKIAAGELDAGIVYETDVIVAGADVERIEIPADVNVEAPYPAAVISGAPQPDLAAAFVEFLVSADARAILADAGFLPA
- a CDS encoding helix-turn-helix transcriptional regulator; the protein is MAAPEVSLNEWVVLALLAEGPSHGFALAKNLEAGTDLGRVLTVRRPLVYRALGRLVDARLAEPHHSEPGVAGPNRTVHRLTRSGRTAVRAWLRRPVEHVRELRIEFLVKLRLARRAGSDTTELVAAQREALADTLARLAALDDDADEVDLWRHHNAVAVQAFLDHIAG
- a CDS encoding LLM class flavin-dependent oxidoreductase codes for the protein MTDPRATSTGPRTGVIVGSWPLGLPTSGTYYRDLAQQSESLGYDLLFSGDHLFMYSPNVEALTVLAAFAAATETIGIGTAVLLPALREPALAAKQLASIDYLSGGRLTVGVGVGGEIEQEWRAMEVPIPERGRRTDEYLELMAALWSGGQVDFDGEFRSVHGVSGSPHPVRPDGIPIWVGGRSDAALRRAARHEGWCAYACSPRRIRESVARLDELMGDRPPGYRISMVLFTVVNDDGDRARSTATEVLNARYRQDWDRFLDTMCAVGDPHHVASRVAEFRAAGVDDVILCPQVPAEALPDQLTRLAEICPGRASARAMKGSGWEGDLDEIRASQTRW
- a CDS encoding ribbon-helix-helix domain-containing protein, whose protein sequence is MATITVRLDNDDEKLLDEITAIYGSRSTAIREAIRALSGQVERDRAIDEALAAWEAEAGPVDENEVAAMIERYDL
- a CDS encoding error-prone DNA polymerase; the encoded protein is MGWRNPPVPWSELERRLSGRPRPVPDPDSGVVADGGDSPAWSRVRLPYDAPPALVRGTSATPYAELHCHSNFSFLDGASDPEELAEEAVRLGLEALALTDHDGLYGVVRFAEAARTHGLPTVFGAELSLGMTEPQMGRPDPVGHHLLVLARGPAGYARLARAVSLAQLEGEKGAPRVALDALADLADGDPWMVLTGCRKGTVPAALAEAGPSAARRALDELVAAFGRHNVVVELWDHGHPLDGPRNDALVQIAAAAGVEVVATNNVHYHAPVRRRLATAMAAVRARRSLAEIDGWLPAASGAHLRSGDEQARRFARYPGVVERAAQIGRDLAFDLSLVAPKLPPYPCPAGLDEMAYLRALTEAGGTRRYGPRSDPRADGAWRQIDHELTVIAQLGFPGYFLVVWDIVEFCRRNDILCQGRGSAANSAVCYALGVTAADAVSLGLLFERFLSPARDGPPDIDIDIESDRREEVIQYVYERYGRHHTAQVANVITYRARSAVRDAARALGYAPGQQDAFAKNLDRWTGLASHASTTDGRGAAADTTPAERAVPDEVMALAAEFENGPRHLGIHSGGMVICDRPVIEVCPVEWARMADRSVLQWDKDDCAAVGLVKFDLLGLGMLSALHYAIDLIGEHHGRRVDIATLPQEDVVYDMLCRADSIGVFQVESRAQMATLPRLKPRCFYDLVVEVALIRPGPIQGGSVHPYIRRRNGREPVTYLHPLLEGALAKTLGVPLFQEQLMQMAIDVAGFSAAEADQLRQAMGSKRSQARMERLRGRLYKGMAERGITGDVAHQIWEKLAAFANFGFPESHSVSFAYLVYASSWIKHHYPAAFCAALLNAQPMGFYSPHTLMADARRHGVEVLPPCVNASADVATLEPAPGSAGGVAVRLGVASVRSVGDELAERIAAGRPYASMEDLRRRVGVGLPVLESLASAGAFGCFGLERREALWSAGAVAQTGEDRLEGIVTGAEAPTLPGMSPEELALADLSVTGVAVDGHPTRFLREKLDEMGVTVSVDLPDHRGSKVVVAGVVTHRQRPATAGGTTFLNLEDETGLINVVVSKGCWARHRRIALGCPALVVRGRLERNEGVVNVIAERLEPLAVTGSPASRDFR